The following coding sequences are from one uncultured Desulfobacter sp. window:
- a CDS encoding indolepyruvate oxidoreductase subunit beta: protein MKTLRMVIVAVGGQGNLLASKVLGEAALIEGVEVRMSEIHGMAQRGGVVESSIIFGDASSSIISDGEADILLGFEPAETLRAIGRCSANTKVITNTATLPPFTVGIGKGAYPEVDEIKRVLKAKTAGLVAIDAMALAKQAGSPMSVNIVLLGALIQTGALGFSKENVKEAIKRRIKPKLVEMNLNAFDLGFEAAAAGNV from the coding sequence ATGAAAACATTAAGAATGGTCATTGTAGCAGTCGGCGGACAGGGCAATCTTCTGGCTTCCAAGGTCCTGGGCGAAGCCGCCCTCATTGAAGGGGTGGAGGTAAGAATGAGCGAGATCCACGGCATGGCCCAGCGCGGTGGTGTGGTAGAGTCCTCCATTATTTTCGGGGATGCCTCCTCCTCCATTATTTCCGATGGGGAAGCCGACATCCTTCTGGGCTTTGAACCGGCTGAAACCCTGCGTGCCATCGGCCGCTGTTCCGCCAATACCAAAGTAATTACCAATACCGCCACCCTGCCGCCCTTTACCGTGGGTATCGGCAAAGGGGCTTATCCTGAGGTGGATGAAATCAAACGGGTACTCAAGGCGAAGACCGCAGGCCTTGTGGCCATCGACGCCATGGCCCTGGCCAAACAGGCGGGGTCGCCCATGAGTGTGAATATTGTGCTGCTGGGCGCCCTGATCCAGACCGGTGCCTTGGGTTTTTCCAAGGAGAACGTTAAAGAGGCGATTAAACGCAGGATTAAACCCAAGCTTGTTGAGATGAATCTCAACGCCTTTGATTTGGGGTTTGAGGCAGCCGCTGCCGGCAATGTATAA
- the menB gene encoding 1,4-dihydroxy-2-naphthoyl-CoA synthase → MTETRQWETIKEFEDIFFEYYEGIGKITINRERYRNAFRPTTVHEISESLRICREDQRINVIVLTGAGDTAFCAGGDQTVKGEGGYIDKDGTPRLNILEVQKQIRSMPKPVIAMVNGFAIGGGHVLHVVCDITIASENAIFGQTGPKVGSFDAGLGSSYLASTIGQKKAREIWFMCRQYSAAEALEMGLVNHVVPLEQLEDETVAWAMKMQEHSPLALRMIKLGLNAELDGQLGLQEFAGNATLLYYLTQEAQEGKNAFLEKRKPDFKKFPKFP, encoded by the coding sequence ATGACAGAAACACGCCAGTGGGAAACCATCAAAGAGTTTGAGGATATATTTTTTGAATATTACGAGGGCATCGGTAAGATCACCATTAACCGTGAACGCTACCGCAACGCCTTCCGGCCCACCACCGTCCATGAGATCAGCGAGTCTTTGCGCATCTGCCGGGAGGATCAGCGCATTAATGTGATTGTTCTGACCGGGGCAGGGGATACCGCCTTTTGTGCCGGCGGTGACCAGACTGTGAAAGGGGAGGGCGGTTATATTGACAAGGACGGCACCCCCCGGCTCAATATCCTTGAAGTTCAAAAGCAGATCCGGTCCATGCCCAAGCCCGTGATTGCCATGGTCAACGGGTTTGCCATCGGCGGCGGTCATGTGCTGCATGTGGTGTGCGATATTACCATCGCCAGTGAAAACGCCATCTTTGGCCAGACCGGGCCCAAGGTGGGCAGTTTTGATGCCGGTCTCGGATCATCCTATCTGGCCAGCACCATCGGGCAGAAAAAGGCCCGGGAGATCTGGTTCATGTGTCGTCAGTATTCGGCGGCCGAGGCGTTGGAGATGGGGCTGGTTAATCATGTGGTGCCCCTGGAACAGCTTGAGGATGAAACCGTGGCCTGGGCCATGAAGATGCAGGAGCACAGTCCGTTGGCCCTGCGTATGATCAAGCTGGGACTCAATGCCGAGCTTGACGGACAGTTGGGACTCCAGGAGTTTGCAGGTAACGCAACACTCTTATATTACCTGACCCAGGAGGCCCAGGAAGGCAAAAACGCTTTTCTTGAAAAAAGAAAGCCGGATTTCAAAAAATTCCCGAAATTCCCATAA
- the iorA gene encoding indolepyruvate ferredoxin oxidoreductase subunit alpha → MHKLLKDSPGEKIMLLGNEAIARGAVEAGVAFATTYPGTPSSEVSLNLFQMSQESDLYFEYSTNEKVSLEVAAAAANSGLRTFCMMKHVGLNVAADPLMTLAYIGVTAGMVILTADDPAMFSSQNEQDNRYYAKFGHLPMLEPSSVAEAKDMIKEAFELSETLKQPVILRTTTRINHSNAFVTFGEIKERKTKGRFEKDPMRCVTVPAVARGLHVKLVDRMDKAAGMSETSDFNFTAGQGVWGVVANGVSYHYALDAVKDLGIESKVKILRPGFSNPLPKKKIKDFLAGCEKVLVIEEGEPFMEEAIKAFAQEAGLVIPILGKTDALFTPLGEFHPAMVREKIAAFFGVDYTPAARIDTSDVPEIANRPPNLCSGCSHRATFYAIKKAAEGMDVIHPSDIGCYTLGFMPPLSVGDFVVCMGGSVSSSCGFSKATDQKVVSVVGDSTFFHSGITGLVNAVFNRHNFTLVILENGITAMTGHQPHPGVDMELMGMEGYGRVNIENLVKALGVEHVSVIKPFKVKKSIETIKEAMAFDGVSVVISQEPCILWAKSIKLKKSRAFEVTDKCTDHKECINGIACPSFYIEEGRVKIDADTCVGCALCAQICPDNAIRPMK, encoded by the coding sequence ATGCATAAATTGTTAAAGGACAGCCCCGGAGAAAAAATCATGCTCCTGGGCAACGAAGCCATTGCAAGGGGCGCTGTTGAAGCCGGTGTCGCCTTTGCAACCACCTATCCGGGGACCCCGTCTTCGGAAGTCTCTTTGAATCTGTTCCAGATGTCCCAAGAATCGGATCTCTATTTTGAATACTCCACCAATGAAAAGGTTTCCCTGGAAGTAGCGGCTGCTGCTGCCAATTCAGGACTTCGTACCTTTTGCATGATGAAGCATGTGGGGCTCAATGTGGCGGCTGATCCGCTGATGACCCTTGCGTATATCGGCGTGACCGCCGGCATGGTTATTTTAACGGCGGACGACCCGGCCATGTTCTCCAGCCAGAACGAGCAGGACAACCGCTATTATGCCAAATTCGGCCATCTGCCCATGCTCGAACCCTCATCTGTGGCCGAGGCCAAGGATATGATCAAAGAGGCATTTGAACTGTCCGAAACCTTGAAACAGCCGGTGATCCTGCGCACCACCACCCGGATCAACCACTCCAATGCCTTTGTGACCTTTGGGGAGATCAAAGAGAGAAAGACAAAGGGCCGCTTTGAAAAGGATCCCATGCGCTGCGTCACCGTCCCCGCCGTTGCCCGGGGGTTGCATGTCAAACTTGTGGACCGTATGGATAAGGCTGCGGGCATGTCTGAAACTTCAGACTTTAATTTTACCGCAGGCCAGGGCGTATGGGGTGTTGTGGCCAACGGCGTAAGCTACCATTATGCTTTGGACGCCGTAAAAGATCTCGGCATTGAATCAAAGGTCAAGATTCTTCGCCCGGGCTTTTCCAATCCCCTGCCGAAAAAGAAGATTAAAGATTTTCTGGCAGGCTGTGAAAAGGTGCTGGTTATCGAAGAGGGTGAACCCTTCATGGAAGAGGCCATTAAAGCCTTTGCCCAGGAAGCGGGCCTTGTCATTCCCATCCTGGGCAAGACCGATGCCTTATTTACGCCTTTAGGGGAATTTCATCCGGCCATGGTTAGAGAAAAAATCGCGGCGTTTTTCGGCGTCGATTATACCCCGGCCGCTAGGATCGATACCTCCGATGTGCCGGAAATTGCCAACCGGCCGCCTAACCTTTGCTCCGGATGCTCCCACAGGGCCACCTTCTACGCCATTAAAAAGGCGGCTGAAGGTATGGATGTCATTCACCCCAGTGATATCGGCTGTTATACGCTGGGTTTTATGCCGCCTTTATCCGTCGGGGATTTTGTGGTCTGCATGGGTGGGTCTGTGAGTTCCTCCTGCGGGTTCAGCAAGGCCACGGACCAGAAAGTGGTCAGTGTGGTGGGCGACTCCACCTTCTTTCATTCAGGCATCACAGGCCTTGTCAATGCCGTGTTCAACCGCCACAATTTCACGCTGGTCATCCTTGAAAACGGCATCACCGCCATGACCGGCCACCAGCCCCATCCGGGTGTTGATATGGAATTGATGGGCATGGAAGGGTACGGCCGGGTGAACATTGAAAATCTGGTCAAAGCCCTGGGCGTGGAGCATGTTTCCGTGATCAAGCCCTTCAAGGTGAAAAAGAGCATTGAAACCATTAAAGAGGCCATGGCCTTTGACGGTGTCTCCGTTGTCATCTCCCAGGAGCCCTGTATCCTCTGGGCCAAGAGTATTAAGCTTAAAAAGTCCCGGGCCTTTGAGGTGACCGATAAATGCACCGACCACAAGGAGTGCATTAACGGGATTGCCTGTCCGTCCTTTTACATCGAAGAGGGCCGGGTGAAAATTGACGCCGATACCTGTGTGGGTTGTGCCTTGTGCGCCCAGATCTGTCCTGACAACGCCATCCGCCCAATGAAATAG
- the aroQ gene encoding type II 3-dehydroquinate dehydratase yields the protein MNTQAQIQPGMIHVINGPNLNMLGKREPEIYGAMTLDQINGELKRRADALGLSLDFFQSNHEGAILDYIHAAFEQGPAGVIINPGALTHTSVALRDAISMLSCPIVEVHLSNIHKRETFRHTSMIAGIATGQLTGFGHHGYYMALDYLRSLAA from the coding sequence ATGAATACGCAAGCACAGATACAACCCGGCATGATTCATGTCATCAATGGTCCTAATTTGAACATGCTGGGAAAAAGGGAGCCCGAGATTTACGGGGCAATGACCCTTGATCAGATTAACGGGGAACTCAAGAGGCGCGCAGATGCTCTGGGGCTTTCCCTGGATTTTTTCCAGTCCAATCACGAAGGTGCGATTCTGGATTACATCCATGCCGCGTTTGAACAGGGCCCGGCCGGGGTGATCATCAACCCGGGGGCCCTGACCCATACCTCCGTGGCCCTGCGTGATGCCATCTCCATGTTGTCATGTCCCATTGTGGAGGTGCATCTGTCCAACATCCACAAACGTGAAACCTTCCGCCATACCTCAATGATTGCCGGTATCGCCACCGGGCAGCTCACGGGTTTTGGCCATCACGGCTACTATATGGCCCTTGATTATCTCCGCTCTCTGGCCGCCTGA
- a CDS encoding protein kinase, whose product MGKSYIQDTGNFYAIDSGDILHLNGQSYRVIGHAKEQRFGIEDPKFWVKKVINLATKDIQYLKFAFFETFEISLGGVKIHCFRSPEKEGNILELVNGHSLFMQGKAFSDEHGNNIRVLEVVRGFNFLQYLGKFSDMAYPVYFRTVLPGILRNLSKAFEGISFLHRNGFKHGDIRNDHLFVERATGNYVWIDFDYDYETTENPFSLDIFGIGNILTYAIGKGFHTVYTIKNNPEIYGDLLERLSDGDFSILDQRRLVNLKKLYPAIPSTMNNILMHFSKHTEIFYERVDEIIEDIDRCVQAFDEI is encoded by the coding sequence ATGGGAAAATCATACATTCAAGATACCGGTAATTTTTATGCCATTGACAGTGGTGACATCCTGCACCTGAACGGCCAGAGCTACAGGGTGATCGGCCATGCCAAGGAGCAGCGCTTCGGCATTGAAGATCCAAAGTTCTGGGTCAAAAAGGTGATTAACCTGGCCACCAAGGATATTCAGTATCTTAAATTTGCCTTTTTTGAGACCTTTGAAATCAGCCTTGGCGGGGTGAAAATACATTGTTTTCGAAGTCCCGAAAAAGAGGGCAACATTCTTGAACTGGTAAATGGCCACTCTCTGTTTATGCAGGGAAAGGCCTTCAGCGATGAACACGGAAATAATATCCGGGTGCTTGAGGTGGTCCGGGGATTCAATTTTCTGCAATATCTGGGCAAATTCAGTGACATGGCTTACCCTGTGTATTTTCGAACCGTTCTGCCGGGTATTCTTCGAAATTTATCGAAAGCCTTTGAAGGTATCAGTTTTTTGCATCGGAACGGATTCAAGCATGGGGATATCAGAAACGATCATCTTTTTGTGGAAAGAGCCACGGGTAACTATGTATGGATCGATTTTGACTACGACTACGAAACCACTGAAAATCCCTTCAGTCTGGATATATTCGGTATCGGCAATATTTTGACTTACGCCATCGGCAAGGGGTTTCATACGGTTTACACGATTAAGAACAACCCGGAAATCTATGGTGATCTGCTTGAACGGTTGAGTGACGGTGATTTTTCCATACTGGACCAAAGGCGGCTGGTCAATTTAAAGAAATTATACCCTGCCATTCCAAGTACGATGAATAATATTTTAATGCATTTTTCGAAACATACTGAAATTTTTTACGAGAGGGTTGACGAAATTATTGAGGATATTGACAGGTGTGTCCAAGCCTTTGATGAGATATAA
- a CDS encoding FKBP-type peptidyl-prolyl cis-trans isomerase: MKVDLDKVSYVFGQSVGGNFRKQGIEIDPEIFAASFTAAFNGEESDMPVGEMQHIMQNYQRAMEDKKQAERVESGQKNIEAGKTFLEENGKKEGVHTTESGLQYKVIVEGTGKKPSAADTVETHYEGKTLDGTIFDSSYKREQTTTFPLKGVIKGWTEALQLMREGSKYELYIPSELAYGSAGSGGTIAPYSTLIFTVELIAVK, encoded by the coding sequence ATGAAAGTTGATTTAGATAAGGTCAGTTATGTGTTCGGTCAAAGTGTAGGCGGCAATTTTAGAAAACAGGGGATCGAAATCGATCCTGAAATTTTTGCGGCGTCTTTTACTGCCGCGTTTAACGGGGAAGAATCAGACATGCCTGTGGGTGAAATGCAGCACATTATGCAAAATTACCAGAGAGCCATGGAAGATAAAAAGCAGGCCGAGCGGGTGGAATCAGGCCAAAAAAATATTGAAGCCGGAAAGACATTTCTTGAAGAGAATGGAAAAAAAGAGGGCGTTCACACCACTGAGAGCGGACTTCAATATAAAGTGATCGTTGAAGGAACGGGAAAAAAGCCCTCCGCCGCTGATACCGTTGAAACCCATTATGAAGGCAAAACCCTTGATGGTACCATCTTTGACAGTTCATACAAACGTGAGCAGACAACCACGTTTCCGCTGAAGGGTGTCATTAAGGGCTGGACGGAAGCGCTTCAGCTGATGCGTGAGGGATCAAAATATGAATTGTATATCCCTTCCGAACTGGCATACGGATCAGCCGGCAGTGGGGGGACGATTGCGCCCTATTCTACATTGATTTTTACGGTTGAGCTCATCGCCGTTAAATAG
- a CDS encoding universal stress protein: MKQSILIAVNDSFSSKATLEYFSRLKFRPDSIDVTLIHVFRKPAAGDEFMGKSFMEAQPERYLSILEKARLDLVEKAGIPKENIRVKIVNEPCETVADGIIEAFKKGGHSMIVIGRRKKSKAEEFVKGDLCVKLVRELEGAAILAVKTH, translated from the coding sequence ATGAAGCAATCCATACTCATAGCCGTAAACGATTCGTTTAGTTCAAAAGCGACATTGGAATATTTTTCAAGGCTTAAATTCAGGCCGGACAGCATTGATGTGACGTTGATTCATGTGTTCCGGAAACCGGCTGCCGGTGATGAATTCATGGGCAAAAGCTTTATGGAAGCCCAGCCGGAAAGGTATTTGTCCATTCTTGAAAAGGCAAGACTGGACCTGGTGGAAAAGGCAGGAATTCCCAAAGAAAATATCCGGGTTAAAATCGTGAATGAACCCTGTGAGACGGTTGCGGACGGCATCATTGAAGCATTTAAAAAAGGCGGCCACTCCATGATTGTCATCGGCCGGCGCAAAAAATCCAAGGCAGAGGAATTTGTTAAAGGCGACCTTTGTGTCAAACTTGTGCGCGAGCTGGAGGGGGCTGCCATTCTGGCGGTAAAGACCCATTAA
- a CDS encoding tRNA threonylcarbamoyladenosine dehydratase, which yields MTKEANRISPFARLEQLLGKGTVNRFKNARVAVFGLGAVGSFVVEGLARSGIGYLRLVDFDRVDASNINRQIYALHSTIGQEKAVLARARVLDINPDCEVDLRTSFVNADSLAEFLSPDLDMVVDAIDGLNAKVSLILGAKQMGLGLISSMGAAGRTDVSMIRTGDLFETEVCPLARMVRRRLRRRGLSSGVPCVYSIEPPLNKKPFDEKDAVDPLDQGDVDGGQGRPRSPIGSAAWVPGCFGLTIAGLVAKTLAIK from the coding sequence ATGACCAAAGAAGCAAACCGGATCAGCCCCTTTGCCCGGCTGGAACAATTGTTGGGAAAGGGTACGGTTAACCGGTTCAAGAACGCCCGGGTGGCGGTTTTCGGGTTGGGGGCTGTGGGGTCCTTTGTGGTGGAGGGGCTTGCACGTTCCGGCATCGGATATCTGAGGCTTGTGGATTTTGACCGGGTGGATGCCTCCAATATCAACCGGCAGATTTATGCCTTGCACTCCACGATAGGGCAGGAAAAAGCCGTCCTGGCCCGGGCCCGGGTTCTGGATATCAACCCCGATTGTGAGGTGGATCTGCGCACCTCTTTTGTCAATGCCGACAGCCTGGCCGAGTTTTTAAGCCCGGACCTGGACATGGTGGTGGATGCCATTGACGGGCTTAACGCAAAGGTCAGTCTGATCCTGGGGGCAAAACAGATGGGGCTTGGGCTCATCTCCTCCATGGGCGCGGCCGGCCGGACCGATGTCTCCATGATCCGGACCGGGGATCTTTTTGAGACCGAGGTGTGTCCCCTGGCCCGGATGGTACGCCGCCGCCTGCGCCGCCGTGGACTGTCCAGTGGCGTGCCCTGCGTTTACTCCATTGAGCCCCCGCTGAACAAAAAACCTTTTGACGAGAAAGACGCAGTTGATCCCCTGGACCAGGGCGATGTGGACGGCGGCCAGGGACGCCCAAGATCTCCCATCGGATCTGCCGCCTGGGTGCCGGGGTGTTTCGGCCTGACCATCGCAGGGCTTGTTGCAAAGACTCTGGCTATCAAATAG
- a CDS encoding AMP-binding protein, with translation MNIFPDTLILNGTEHRVKTLLQSQACVPGMESDVLGFLAQWYGSENTITAHTSGSTGPPKAIFLGKQFVAQSAMRTLDFFNLKPKARVLLCLPLRYIAGKLMVVRALLGGLDLCTADPTDDFAFLAHTRASPFRFAAMVPNQVSKLLEAPERFEGLERLLIGGSALSSGLENGLGDVPTACFASYGMTETATHIALRRINGQKASDRFQCLDQIQVGLSERGCLTIEMPGLDVPSLVTNDLAELDGPESFRILGRADNVIISGGIKYFPEVLEKKLEDLIACPFFIGSQPDEILGHKIVLVVEARADEDMKKKLVTHFTQRLDRYERPRDILFKDTLKRTETGKIIRQI, from the coding sequence GTGAATATTTTTCCCGATACCCTGATCCTTAACGGCACCGAGCACCGGGTAAAGACCCTTCTGCAATCCCAGGCCTGCGTCCCGGGTATGGAATCCGATGTCCTTGGTTTTTTGGCCCAGTGGTATGGATCGGAGAATACGATCACCGCCCACACCTCGGGCAGCACCGGGCCGCCCAAGGCCATTTTCCTCGGGAAACAGTTTGTGGCCCAAAGCGCCATGCGCACCCTTGATTTTTTTAATCTGAAACCCAAGGCGCGGGTCCTGCTGTGCCTGCCCTTGAGATATATCGCAGGAAAACTGATGGTGGTCAGGGCGCTTCTGGGCGGGCTGGATCTGTGCACCGCAGACCCCACGGACGATTTTGCTTTTCTGGCCCACACCAGGGCCAGCCCCTTTCGTTTTGCGGCCATGGTGCCAAACCAGGTATCAAAATTGCTGGAGGCCCCGGAACGGTTTGAGGGTCTTGAACGTTTATTGATCGGTGGATCAGCGCTGTCGTCAGGTCTTGAAAACGGACTTGGAGACGTGCCCACCGCCTGTTTTGCAAGCTACGGCATGACGGAAACCGCCACGCATATCGCCCTTCGCCGCATCAACGGTCAAAAGGCATCGGACCGGTTTCAATGTCTCGATCAGATTCAGGTGGGACTGTCCGAACGAGGCTGTCTGACCATTGAAATGCCGGGCCTGGATGTGCCGTCGCTTGTGACCAATGACCTGGCGGAGCTCGACGGCCCTGAATCCTTTAGAATCCTTGGCCGGGCCGATAATGTGATCATCTCCGGCGGCATAAAATATTTTCCCGAAGTGCTGGAAAAAAAACTGGAAGATCTGATTGCCTGTCCGTTTTTCATCGGAAGTCAGCCCGATGAAATCCTGGGGCACAAGATTGTTCTGGTCGTCGAAGCCCGGGCCGATGAAGACATGAAAAAAAAACTGGTAACGCATTTCACCCAGCGCCTGGATCGTTACGAAAGACCCAGGGATATTCTATTCAAGGATACACTCAAGCGCACGGAAACCGGAAAAATCATACGGCAAATTTAA
- a CDS encoding TatD family hydrolase: MTGFVDVHTHLHDPRIIDAAPDIVLRAQAAGVETIATCATMEDNLGMTAQLSETFSGVVPFFGVHPWFLDTLGPDWAQNLGQWLEKTPSGVGETGLDFMDKDADRDLQLDVFKTHLALACDLNRPINIHVRKAWDAIVKILKHHGPLAAGGVIHSYSGSADLVPVLEKFNLHISFSGSVTRPNAKKVGLALKAVSLDRIVFETDTPDIVPQFILDAYPADPPFNEPANVPEIVSVAAALRHMDFQALAGHAYENSLNLFGTILEEKTR, from the coding sequence ATGACCGGGTTTGTTGACGTTCATACCCATCTGCATGATCCGCGCATCATTGATGCCGCCCCGGATATTGTTCTGCGGGCCCAGGCCGCCGGGGTGGAAACAATCGCCACCTGCGCCACCATGGAAGACAATTTGGGGATGACAGCCCAATTGTCGGAAACGTTTTCCGGTGTGGTCCCTTTCTTTGGGGTTCATCCCTGGTTTCTTGATACCCTGGGTCCGGACTGGGCTCAAAATCTGGGCCAATGGCTGGAAAAAACGCCGTCCGGGGTAGGGGAGACCGGGCTTGATTTCATGGACAAAGACGCTGACCGGGATCTGCAGCTTGACGTATTTAAAACCCACCTGGCCCTGGCCTGTGATTTGAACCGGCCCATTAACATCCATGTCCGCAAGGCCTGGGATGCCATCGTCAAAATTTTAAAACACCACGGCCCCCTTGCTGCCGGTGGCGTGATCCACTCCTATTCCGGGTCTGCCGACCTTGTGCCGGTTCTGGAAAAATTCAATCTTCATATCTCATTTTCCGGCTCCGTGACCCGGCCTAATGCCAAGAAGGTGGGTCTGGCACTGAAGGCCGTCAGTCTTGACCGGATTGTTTTTGAAACCGATACCCCGGATATTGTGCCCCAGTTTATTCTGGATGCGTATCCCGCCGACCCGCCGTTCAATGAACCGGCCAATGTGCCGGAGATTGTCAGTGTGGCGGCAGCGCTCCGACACATGGATTTTCAGGCCCTGGCCGGGCACGCATATGAAAACAGCCTGAATCTGTTTGGGACTATTTTAGAGGAGAAAACCCGATGA
- a CDS encoding GAF domain-containing protein: MTNPLERKFDLEQFRSISHAISTYDDPKLLLAHITEGIARTFKIKGCCTLVLDEKEHQLFMVSSYGVSREYLEKGPIFIDEQDSALAKGEPVFIKDMSTDPRVQYPKEAAKESIVSMLSIPIKFRQTVTGVVRMYHNEVIAVCGEDMASLSVLFEHLGIVIENNGLKNVIDQVKVAMNNLPHRLLC; encoded by the coding sequence ATGACCAACCCATTGGAACGCAAGTTCGATTTGGAACAGTTCAGGTCGATCAGTCATGCAATTTCAACCTATGATGACCCCAAACTCTTATTGGCGCATATCACGGAAGGAATCGCCAGAACATTTAAAATCAAAGGCTGTTGCACCCTTGTTTTGGATGAAAAGGAACATCAGCTTTTTATGGTGAGCAGTTACGGCGTCAGTCGGGAATACCTGGAAAAAGGTCCCATTTTTATCGACGAACAGGACTCGGCCCTTGCAAAGGGGGAACCTGTTTTTATCAAAGACATGTCGACCGATCCCAGGGTCCAGTATCCAAAGGAAGCGGCAAAGGAAAGTATTGTATCCATGCTCTCAATACCCATCAAATTCAGGCAAACGGTTACAGGGGTTGTGCGCATGTATCACAATGAGGTGATTGCCGTCTGTGGAGAGGATATGGCGTCTTTATCCGTTTTGTTTGAGCATCTGGGCATTGTGATTGAAAACAACGGCCTTAAAAATGTGATTGATCAGGTGAAGGTGGCGATGAACAATCTGCCCCATAGACTTCTCTGCTGA
- a CDS encoding o-succinylbenzoate synthase, whose product MMNVRVVEHDLLFKRPAGTSRGVLKQRRVWYLVFEDGGRFGVGECAPLPGLSAETIAEVEAALAALTADPDVYCADTNRQNIPSSVWFAVETAFRDLEQTGTRILLPSDFTRGAKGIPINGLIWMGDPLFMKEQIRQKLDSGWRCVKLKIGALQFEEELAILKGIRAEYSADDVILRVDANGGFSPDEVLDRLEQLAELDIHSIEQPIAKGQWPQMADLCRQSALDIAFDEELIGITAREDKTDLLDSLTPHFLVLKPSLHGGMNGCDQWIELAEERGIGWWITSYLESNLGLNAIAQWAFLKAPQLHQGLGTGQLFTNNMASPLEIRGEQLFFNPDKRFVFPGIF is encoded by the coding sequence ATGATGAACGTACGTGTTGTTGAGCATGATTTGCTGTTTAAACGGCCTGCCGGGACATCCCGGGGGGTGCTGAAGCAGCGACGGGTCTGGTATCTTGTTTTTGAAGATGGGGGCCGGTTCGGGGTGGGGGAGTGCGCGCCGTTGCCGGGGTTGAGTGCTGAAACTATTGCTGAGGTGGAAGCGGCGCTTGCTGCACTTACCGCAGATCCGGATGTTTATTGTGCTGATACCAATCGTCAGAATATCCCCTCTTCTGTCTGGTTTGCCGTGGAGACTGCGTTTCGTGATCTGGAACAGACCGGTACGCGGATTCTGTTGCCTTCGGATTTTACCCGGGGAGCTAAAGGCATTCCCATCAACGGTCTGATCTGGATGGGCGACCCCTTGTTTATGAAAGAACAGATCCGGCAGAAACTGGATTCGGGGTGGCGGTGCGTTAAGCTTAAAATCGGTGCGCTTCAGTTTGAAGAAGAATTGGCCATCCTTAAGGGTATCCGGGCGGAATACAGTGCCGATGACGTTATTTTGCGGGTGGATGCCAATGGCGGGTTCTCTCCGGATGAGGTGCTGGACCGGCTTGAACAGCTGGCGGAACTGGATATTCACTCCATTGAGCAGCCCATTGCCAAAGGCCAGTGGCCGCAAATGGCGGATCTGTGCAGGCAGTCTGCCCTGGACATTGCCTTTGACGAGGAGCTTATCGGCATTACGGCCCGGGAAGACAAAACAGATCTTCTGGACAGCCTTACCCCCCATTTCCTGGTACTCAAACCCAGTTTGCACGGCGGTATGAACGGGTGTGACCAATGGATTGAACTGGCCGAAGAACGGGGGATCGGCTGGTGGATCACCTCGTATCTTGAATCCAACCTGGGGTTGAATGCCATTGCCCAGTGGGCTTTTTTAAAAGCACCCCAGCTGCACCAGGGCCTTGGTACCGGTCAGTTGTTTACCAATAATATGGCGTCTCCCCTGGAAATTCGCGGGGAACAGCTCTTTTTTAATCCGGACAAACGCTTTGTGTTTCCGGGTATTTTTTAA